In the genome of Onychomys torridus unplaced genomic scaffold, mOncTor1.1, whole genome shotgun sequence, the window attttcatttgctaTCATAAGATCTACTTGCTGTCCCTGGAAACCACTCAACTGTGGGTAAAGCCCAGTGCATACCTGTggcggtattgtgttccccaaaatattgtgcatgctaataaacttatctgggatcagagaaaagaacagccacaatattaaacatagaggataggtggtggtggcactcacacctttaatcctagcattccagaggcagaaatccatctggatctctgtgagttcacggccacactggaaacagccaggcattgtgacacacatctttaatcccagggagtaagcctttaaatcccagggagtgatggcagaaagagaaagattatataaggcatgaagaccagaaactagaagcatttggctggttaagcttttaggcttttgagaagcacacagttcagctgagattcatttggaggtctgagaagcttgcagtctgaggaaacaggatcagctgaggaactggtgaggtgaggtagctgtggcttgttctgcttctctgatcttccagcattcaccccaataactggcctcaggtttgtttttattaataagacctgctaagattcatgctacacataccAGGCACAAATACAAGGCCATCACTATCGAATATCACAGATCTCTGCAGGAGGTCCTGCCCTTCAGTCTGAGAAAGCATGAATGGGCAGAAGTCTGTGGAGACATTAGAAGATCCTAAGTCACATGTCTCCGTTCATAGGCATAATTATACTCTTTATATTAGGAATGAATGTGGCTATTCCTTCATGGTTAGAGAATTCTCACCTCTTTAGAGAAAAACTGCCTTAAATCAGCAAGTTGACTAAATGCCCAAAGCTCTgagagatcaaaggaaaaagctgggcatgttgGCAATCAGGCAGTCTAAGTTCTCAGGAGACGGGGAAGAAGAAATagtttgaggacatcctgggATCAACATTGAGACCctgtcagaaaataaaaaaggaaaaacaaaacccacagactTGGATATTTTGCTCAGAAACATCAactttcaaaacaacaacagaaaacaagtttttctcttttttctttttctttctttttctttttttttcttttttttttttttttgtgggaaggGGAAGACAGGTTCATACTATGTAGCATTGGTattcactatgtacaccaggcctgccttgaactcacagatccaaaaaggaagggaaaaaaaagcaaacaatataAGAAAATAAGCACAAAAACATGGGTACTAGGTGTGGCTGTATGAAGTGAGAACATGACCATTCCAAAGTATGGTtgaggggaagggtttttgtttttgtttttcttttggtttggtttttggtttttcaagacagggtttctctgtgtagctttggagtctgtcctggaactcactctgtagaccaggctggcttcaaactcacagacatccacctgcctcagccttctgggtgctgggattaaaggcgtgcggcaccaccgcccagctgaggagaagggttttattgtagatatgagggaaagTACAGCCAGAAGCTTGAAGAAAAGTCCAGTGCAAAGACAGAAGGTAGTTGACTAAACCTGACCAGTAGATTAGACTGGGCCACAAGATAAGAAAATGGGAGATCAAGAGAAGAGAGGGAGCCAAGAGAGAGGTCCAAGAGGAACAGGAGAGCCAAAAATGAAGAGAGCATATGGATAAAATGGCAGAGTTATACAGCAATCAAAAGGTAAATCATGAGCTAGAGAAGTTTAGGATAGGGCACAgagtgagaagagctgagaggagcCAGGATGCCAGCATGGACTCAGAAACAAGTTCTTACAATGCTGAGAGAGCCTGGAAGCTGGCATGTGCTTTGGTATGCCAATAGGCACCAGAGGTACCCCTTTGTCCCGTTTCTTTGGGATCtgacagtggtacatgcctttaacaccagcactcagaacacagaagatggtagatctctgtgtgttctaggatagcctggtctacagaaagagttccaggctagccaagactacacagtaagactatatctaaacaaacaaaacatgggtgGTATGGCCAGAGAAATGCCTCATTGGCTAAcagcacttactgttctttcagagaaacTTGGTTCCATGCCCAGCATCCACAACTATAGTTCCAGTGACTCTGATGCCCCCTCTGCCCTCCAAGAgaccagacatacatgtggtgcacataatacaaaaacacaaaacgtaaataaatccttaaaacaaTATATAGAGATAAGTCAAAattaatgacataattttatgCTATAGCatagttttgctgttgttttgttcttttcattgttattgttttgttctttgtgtgttttttgagacagggtatatatatagccctggctgtgctggaactatgtagaccaggctgaacctgaactcacagagatctggctgtctctgcctcctgagtgctgggattaaaggcctatgccattGCACCCAGGTACACATAagtaataaaatttctaaaatgaggctggagagatgagaaggctcagaggtgaagaccactggcagctcttccaaatttcctgagttcaattccaagcaaccacatggcgactcacaaccatctgtaatgagatctggtgcccttttctggtgtgcaggcatactcTCAGGCAggactctgtatacataatatataagtgaatcttttttttaaaaattgctaaaaTGAACAACTCATGACTTACAGAATGTCAGGATGTGAGGACCTGGTATTTGATATGCTCTAGGAGGAAATATGAAACACACAGCCACTTAGAAAAGAAATTGGCAACttcttaaaaacttaaaacatggagctggagagaaggctcagtgtgtGAGACCACTTACGGCTCTGGCAGAGAacctggattccattcccagcaaacACTGTGGGTtcataaacatctgtaactcctgttgcAGGGATTCAATGCCTTTTTGCAGCCTCAAGGGCACCAGTTATGCActtagtatacatacatatgtgcagccAAAATACTCACACATGAAAAGACAGCAAACACCTAAAACATATGGACTGGACTCCCAGATGAAAGCATAAAGTGCTACGTGGAGCTGGTCCCCTACAAAACTGGGGACAGTTAGAAACACAACAATCATGAAGACTATCCAGCAAACAATCATGTATTCCAGGAACTacaacattcatttaaaaaaataaataaataaaatcatgtctTATTTAATGGAGGCCACTCTTCCCCCATTCAAACTCAGTACCATGGAAACTCCACTCCTCACTGGTATAGTCAAGAAAACAGGGCTGCCTACGTTCCCCAGAAAGTATTAATTTTGGGGGAATAGGAAGATGGCAATAATCTTCATTTAGTCCCAGTGTTCTTATTTGATGAGTAACTTTCAATGAAAGGCTACTCTCAGGACTTCTATTCAAAATCTGGCTCACTCCTAATGCTGAACAAGGTTGGCCAATGGCTGAAGCTTTTCTCTACATTTTCTGCATTCACAAACCTATCTGGGTTGTGCGAATATTAGGATATTACTATTATAAGCAGACATTTGCTCAAAGGCTTTCCCAGAGTCAGTGGGTTCATGATGCATCCCAGCACTGTGTCCTCTCCAGTTCAACAGGATGGAGGTGTGGGTGAAGGCTTCTCACATTTAAAACACTCTTGATTTTTGTCCAGTGAGCATTCTCTTGAGTGCATACAGTAGCCCATGAAAATCATTTTCCCCATTCACTGCACCCAATACATATATTCTACCTGGTGTGAATCTTCTAGATTCTAGAAAGTCAGGTTCTGTAACAAAACACTTCCCCACATTCCTTGCACTCACAACGCTTTGCTGCAGTGTGAAATCTCTAATGTTTAATGAGGCCACAACCTCACAGTAAAGAATCTCCTACACACATTACACTTAAAAATCATTTCCTCTGTTGTGAACTTATTGATCTCTCATGAGGTGggaagtgtttgtttgtttgtttgtttgtttgtttgttttaacacttCCCAGATTGATGACATTCAGAAGGCCTTTTCCCCAGTGTGCACTCAGACATGATAAACaaggctggattttttttttttcttaaatagttTTCCTCATCCACTGCACTTCTAAggcttttctccagtatgaactcgATAATGATGCAAAAGGCTTGATCTGTTCATGTAGGATTTTCCACACTCACTGCAGGTAAATGGTGTTTCTCCTGTGTGCACTCGCTGATGAGCAACAAGAAAGCAGTTATGCTTGAAGGCTTTGCCACATTCACCGCACCTGAAaggcttttctccagtgtgaattctgAAATGCTTTATGAGAAAGGCTTTTTGGCTGAAGGATTTCCCACATTCACTACACTGAAAAGGCCTTTCCCGAGTGTGCACTCGGGCGTGATAAACAAGGCTGGATTTTTCCTTAAAGGCTTTTCCACACTCGCTGCAATTGTAAGGCTTTTCATCATTATGAATTTGATAATGACGCGTAAGGTTCGATCTGGTCATATACGATTTCCCACATTCACTGCACGTAAAGGGCGTTTCTCCTGTGTGCACTCGCAGATGAGAAACGAGGGAGATATTATGCTTGAAGGCTTTGCCACATTCACCGCACCTaaaaggtttttctccagtgtgaattctgAAATGCTTAACAAGAAAGGCTTTTTGGCTGAAGGACATCCCACATTCGCTGCACTGAAAAGGCTTTTCCCCCGTGTGTATCATCCGGTGCCGATTAAGGTGGGATGTACTAGTAAAGACTTTGCCACAGTCACTGCATATGCAGGTTTTCTTCTCGGTGTGAATGGCTTCTCCACTCTCGGTGCTCTTGGGTGCCTCGCCAATAGTATAAGTCACCTGATCCCTGAGAAGACCTGAGGAAGTCTGGATGATCATTGCATTGTCTGCACTTAGCAAGGGTGTCTCAGCAGAAGTCAGCATTTGCTGTTGGAGCATGGCTGAACTAAGATCTCCTTCTGTGGAAAGACTCTGCTCAAAGGGGGACGTTTCACTCTCCACTTTGATCCAACAACCTGAACAGAGACAAATACTGATGAATGGCATGGAGACTGTCAAAGTCAAAGGACAGACAGCACATATTACTAAGTGTTCTGAGATTTCTtacagaacaaggggaccagttCAGGGTGGTAAGGACCCATTGTCATGCTGAATGTGTCAATATCATAGGACCTAGGGACCTTAGGGACAGTAAGAACACAAGCATGGAGTGAATCACAGGGAGAAGCACTGTGAACCCTAACACTGTCCTCAGCAATAGCTTTCTACAAGCCTCAGGTGTTGGAGATGCAGGACACAGTGCAGAAGGCTGTCTAGGCCCCTAAGACATGGTAACTGAGGAACCTGCATTCAAGGACTGACCTAGGAATAATGCACACTAACACCATCAAGGAAAGCCTGAGTTTCACAGTGTGGCAAAGCAATGGGCAAAACATTCGAGAATGATACATGGGGACAGTGCTGGTTCAGATATAATAGCCACACACATCAGATACCACCACCTTCCAAGTACCTATATCATACCTGGAGTCAGGTATCTCAATGCAGGCACAGAGGGCTCTCCCCAAGACTCTAGCTGAGTGACGCCATGGATCCCAGAAGGTATAAGTCCTAAAGTAAAATGATACAAGAAGTGAGAGTTCTGTACTAGGACTGAGTGATGTAACCCCTCATTCAATGGGAAAGAAGCCTACTGAGAATAATTCTGGTAAGAGCGTCTTACATCATGAAAAACCAACAATGAGCTCACCACTGCCACAATTCCTGCCACATGCAGGTACAAGGCATGTTACCTAGAAGTACCCAAGTAACAAAGATGCTAAGCATTTACAGTGTCACCAGGTCACAGAGGAGCCATCAGAGTTAATTCTGGTAACACCAGGCAGCGCATGGTTGTGCAAGCTactaatcacagcactcaggaaccaGAGCAAGATCTTGGTGAGTTAGAGGAGAGCCAGATCTCCGTAGTGAGACCAGCACAGCCAGGACTCTACAGACAGACCATGACTCAAACCATCCCCAAACCCAAAAAAATATCTTAACCCTAGACTGATTCCTGTGTACTTTTGCTGCAACTGTGAGAAACAAGGCTGTTGTCAAACAAGGTCTGTTTTTAACCTCTACTTTATACTCCAGGACAGTGGAAGAAAGATTGAGTGTATACAAGTCaaatctgagaaggataaactcCTCCTTAGAAAAAAGACAAGccagccagctggtggtggcgcacgcctttaatcccagcactcaggaggcagaggcaggcagatctctgtgagttcgaagccagcctggtctacaaagtgagttccagaacagccagggctacacagagagaacttgctttgggggaaaagaaggaaggaaggaaggaaggaagggagggagggagggagggagggagggagggagggagggaggaaggaagaaaaaatacaagCCCACATAGACATGCTCTGACAGGATGGGAGCGGTCCTTACCCAGCGAGGACACGAGTGCGAAGATCTCGGTCATCACAGTCTGGTACAGGAGCCTTTGGGAGTCACTGAGCAGTTTCCATTCCTCCCAGGAGAAGTACACAGCCACATCCTCAAAGGACACACAACCCTGCCACAAAGGGCAACGTGGAGTTAGTGTGAAGTCTCCTTGTCAGGGACTGTTTCCATCCTCAAGACAGCCATTCTCACTTAGCTTCCTACCTCAGAGGCTACCAGGCTCTGAAGCTAGGACATCCAGCCTGCCCTCAAGGCCCACCGAGTACTCTGGTCAGCACTCAGCAAGAACGGGCAGGTGGACAGGGGgtgtctcagtcacttttctactactgtgaagagacaccatgaccaaggcaactgaaAGAACAAAGAGTTCACTGGGGGCTCACAattcagagagtgagtccatgaccCCCGTGGCAGCAGGCATCACGGcactgcagcagcagctgagagcttacatcctgaacCTCAGGTACCAGAGAGAGTTagctgggaatggcatgggcttttgaaacctacaagcccacccccagtgacacacctcctccagcaaggccacacctcctaatcctccccagaCTCTTCCACCCATGGGGAACAAGTATTCAAGTCTATGAGCCTATGTGGGGCATGggcattgaaaccaccacagctggagtCAATCCAAGCTTAAAAGATGCCATGGAAAGGCCCTCTTCTCTATCAGACAATTCACATGGGCTCCTCCCAATCATCTGCCTCACACAGACCATATTTGGGTCACTTGTATGCACTATGTCCCACGCAGGAAGACCAAGAAGCCATCTATACATACTCTCACAGCACACACATCTGTCTTCACACTGAACTTTCATTTCCAACTCAGTATGCAAGCACAGCCCTCAGCTACTACCTTCCACTAAACCCAGCGGATCTCATGCACACCTGAGGATTTCTCTGCTTTCCCAACCCATCTCACTTCCAGGCATCCCCTAATGCTCATCACTGGAACTTTAAGACCTTGGAAACTTAAGACAATGGTTGTCATAAATGGAAACCTGGCCATGTATTCCCTGCTGTGGACATGGGGACCTTACATTCTGAGCACCTGCCAGGACAtccaatggaaggagagaatgctAAGCAAAGAGTCCCAGCACATCACAATCACAGAGGTCTCTTACATGAAGACTGAGGAGTGTGTTTCCTGGGCACCCTCCACTTACCTCTTCCTGGTTGGCAGGTTTCACTGAGTAATGGGAAACCTGTAGAAAAAGGCTGTGAGTAACAAACGAGGTGTTGGTATCCCAAAGGTCCATCCAAGTCCCCTCACATACCTGTAGTCAGGTATACCCAACTGCCCCCATGGACTCCAGCTCTTAATAGTGTCTCCTTACTCAGACAAGGAATCAATCTCCTCAGTTAGTTCTCTGAGGATGAGAATGGCAGCCtaagactggagagatagctcagaggttgagagcactggctgatcttccagaggacccaggttcaattcccagtacccacaaggcagctcacaactgtctgtaactccaagatctgacaccctcacccaaacatacatgaaggcaaaacaccaatggatgtacaataaaaataaataataatttaaaaaaaagaaaggcagtcTGTCTTAtttactgctctattgctgtgacaagacaccatgacccaggcaactCTTACAGAAGAAGTCGTTTAacgggggcttgcttacagtttcacattGTTAGTGCATGACCATCACGGTGGGACGCAGACAGCCATGACACTGGGGCAGTCTCCGAGAACTTTAGATCCCCAAGAACTTTACATCCTGACCCACTTGCAGCAGGCTCAGACAGAGACACCCTGGTCCTggtgtgggcttctgaaacctcaaagtccactcccagccacacacttcctcccacagtACTACACCCCCAATCCTTCTAAtctttctcaaacagttccattcCCTGGTGACCAGCATCCACATACTTGAGTCTaggggagccattctcattccaaccccCACAAATCCTGTTCTAAAAGGAGAATCATAGTATCAAACCCAGCCTTATGTATCAAGTACTTGGTACAGGCTCTTCCTGTGCATATGACCAACGCTTCTGTGAAGAGTTTCACAAATGCATCTTTTCAAAATGTATGGCTTTAGCTACACACATTCAATTAAGACtttgtggtggcacagacctttatgCAACACTTAGAAATCAGAAACAGGCAGACTTTTGTATgtgtgaggccagcatgggccacGAAGGCCAGTTAGCATCACATGATGAGTCTCAATGGGGTAGGGGTGTGATAACTAACACAGACATTACTCAAATACTGAATGTCTTCAACTAACTGTAAAGTACTTTGAGTAATATGTTACTCTTGCTTGTCACAAACACTCCCCAACTGGGGCAATTTTTTTACTTTATCCAATTTTGCTTCACAACTACACTCAGCTCAGCAGCAAGTCCTGATGGCTGAGTTTTTAAGATTCATTGGAaggtcaggagagatggctccacagtttaGGGCACTTTCTCTTTTTACAGGCTACCAGAGTTCAGTTGGCAGCCCTAACCCAAAGGAGAACACAGAagagggcagatctctgtgaatttaaagttccagccaagataaaaataaaataaaacaaaacaaaaattaaaaggaaaagaaagaaaacaaaaagaaagaacatctTTAAAAACTATGAAAGAGGGCCTGCATAGGAGGCCActcctttaatcctgtcactcaggagttcaaggtagATTTTGAGGGCAGCCAGGTGTATATagagagagttctagaacagccgtGATtacatagagatagatagatagatagataggcaggcagacagatagatgatggatggatggatggatggatggatggatggatggatagtagAAAATATCAGAAATCTATCAAAGATCCGAAGAGTCTCACCACCTCTATAACCCATACTCCAACCCGTGCATAAGTCCACAGGATTTACTCATGGATTGATAGGTCTCTGTCTCCATCCACATTACCTGACCTCAGCCCGATATTCTCCAGGAACTCTTGGAAAACTGAATAGATGGAATCTGTCTTATGTTCAAATCTTCCGTGGAGTTTCCGCAAACAAAAGTCAGTTCCTTAGACGCAATGAGTCCGCCCCCATCTAAAGCCAGCAGGGGTCACTCCAGGGCTACTACTGTCATTGAGTTCAGGCCCGCCCACAAGCCTTGGGAAGTACTGTCTACCATTCGCTGTGAGTCAGAGGGGATCGTTTTCTAGCATACAGATGTCAGAAATAAGAACCACGTCCACCAGTGTCCTACAGTCGGGGACACAGGACCTGCCCCTTTGACTCCTGACCCAAGATCTCAAAGCTCTAGAACTCAGGGGTAGGCGGGCGATCACCAGGCACTCACCTGGAACAAGGCTCCACCCGGAGCCTCCACCGTCACCATCGGGCTCCACTGGCCGGCGGGGCCCTGGGACGTGGCCATTCCTACTCGAAGCCTGGATCAGGTCATACAGGTCGTCACAAACCTCAGATCCGTCTCCGTGACAGAGGACAAACGCTTCTAACTCTCCCGTTTTCCTGCCATGATTAATGCAGGAGAAACCAGTTTTCTGTGAATCAGATTGACAGATCCAGAAAGTTTCAAAGAAATCCCCTGCAAGCAAAGCCAAAAGTCCCGCCCAGCGTCGTTCTGTCGTCACCGAAACGCTCGTTTTTATTGGCTGATCTTGGAGCAATGTCTTCTGGACAATGTAGTTCAGATAGGATCAAACTCCAGGAAGTGGACACACCTGCCCTGTTAGtctagttgggagacttttaaattACAGATGTGCCAATATTTCCTTGAGCTACAAGGTCAGGCTTGCTGACCCACTTAAGATGGGTCTCTGGGTTTAGAAGCCAATCGGTCATAGTTCCAGACCAGGCAGTGAGCATTGAGACACCCCgatgctttgttttatttaatgtttatgtAAGGTGCCTGAGAAGGGACAATGTTGGCttatggattatttatttatttgtttgtttgtttgtttgtttgtttattcttttttggttttttgagacagggtttctctgtagctttggaggctgtcctggactagctctgtagaccaggctggcctcgaactcacagagatccacctgcctctgcctgtcgagtgctgggattacaggtgtgcgccaccaccgcccggcagcttatggattttaaatgaaaagtaaaaaggaagGATATGACTGCTCTTAGGTATGGTAGAGGAGGTTTACTGTAGATTAAAGGGGGAGAATGGCCAGAAGCGGAGACATCTAGGAGAGTCCAGAGAGAACAGGACCTGTACTcatgtgaggagaggggagagtaGCCGTTGACCAAGAGGGGCGGCCTGGCCAAGAGGCTGGCAtaaccaaaatggctgagttatacagaggagctgggaggaggaaaGCCCAGCCCAATACTTGAGCTAGGGAGTTCAGGGTAGGGGACTGGGCATGCCAGCCAGGAGGGGCCCGTAGCAGGTTGAGattgagggatgctgggagaacctagCGGCCAGTGTCCGCTTTGATATGCTAATGGACACTTCAGTTAGCCATCTGTCTTGGGTTTGAGCTCTAACAGATTTTAAGCCTTTGCCTGTATATGAATGGTACTTGCCAGATCATTTTGCAAATAAAATGAAGGAATTATCAtggaggaacaaaggaaggacaTATTTGGAATATTTCACCACTGATCTCCAGAATTCGGACTCTTCTCATTTTGACACATCAGATATGATGTTCTCAAGAATAACTTTCCTATTGGGCATCCTCGTGCTAAGGGAAATTGGGGGATGCATAACGGAATTCAGCCCCGCAAATCACCATACTGTGGGCACTGAGGATGTGCTTCAGAGGGACTCGGGCAGCAGCTTCCCAGGGAAATAAGAACACTGGTGCATAAGTGACCACCACCGAGTCTGCAAGGAGTCTGGTTAACTCCTTACACGCCACCTCTCCAACTTCCATCTCTGTAACTGTCCTGTTCTTCACGGCGCAGCAGTCTGAACTACATTACCCCGAAGAGCCTGTGCAGAAAGGCAGGAAGGTTGGGCGGAGCTGCTGGTGCTTGCTTgtaatccctgtggatctctgagtttgaggctagcctggtctaaggaGTGAATTCAAAAACAatcaaggctacagagagaaaccctgtttggggggTGCGGGGTAGGGGCTTTTCCCTGAGTCTGAAATCTGCACCGCCATGGTGTGACTGGTTCTAAACCTTGGGTAGGACTATCCCTGTTCATGTGCTTCTTTGGATAGCCCAGTCAGCTGGTCTTCGAACTCTGGATGAGGTGATACATGATCCCTGGCCTACCTGATGTTACAGCATCCTGGGGGCGGGGTCGATAGCCTGGGCATTGGGATGATGTCCCCTGATAGTGATCCAGTCTTACAcagttcctgtttttatttattaatttgtgtccTTTAAAGATTGTACTTGCTCTCTGTGCCAACATCGCTCCCGTAAACATGTGAACATTCCTAAGACCTGCAGGACTTTCTGCAAGCAGTGTGGCAAAGCACCCGGACGAAATGACCCAGTTCTAAGCAGGTTTTGTTGTGAAGACAATAAAATCATGAGCTTTTacttacttcaaaaaaaaaaattttttttttggttgtgagcctagcctttaacggctgagctatctctccagcccaactaagtttttgttgttttttgttttttgtttgtttgttttgtttttgtttttgttttttgaagctgaggatcgaacccagagccttacgcttgcctagcactctaccactgagctaaatccccaacctcacaaaacgagttccaggaaaggcacaaagcaacacagagaaaccctgtctcgaaaaaccaaaaaaaatttttagcaTTTGTGTATCTGTGTCCCAGCACTTCTTGTGCCAGTCAGAATACCTTTTGCAaatgtcagttttctccttccaccct includes:
- the LOC118575784 gene encoding zinc finger protein 501-like isoform X2, with product MATSQGPAGQWSPMVTVEAPGGALFQGCVSFEDVAVYFSWEEWKLLSDSQRLLYQTVMTEIFALVSSLGLIPSGIHGVTQLESWGEPSVPALRYLTPGCWIKVESETSPFEQSLSTEGDLSSAMLQQQMLTSAETPLLSADNAMIIQTSSGLLRDQVTYTIGEAPKSTESGEAIHTEKKTCICSDCGKVFTSTSHLNRHRMIHTGEKPFQCSECGMSFSQKAFLVKHFRIHTGEKPFRCGECGKAFKHNISLVSHLRVHTGETPFTCSECGKSYMTRSNLTRHYQIHNDEKPYNCSECGKAFKEKSSLVYHARVHTRERPFQCSECGKSFSQKAFLIKHFRIHTGEKPFRCGECGKAFKHNCFLVAHQRVHTGETPFTCSECGKSYMNRSSLLHHYRVHTGEKP
- the LOC118575784 gene encoding zinc finger protein 501-like isoform X1, translated to MATSQGPAGQWSPMVTVEAPGGALFQVSHYSVKPANQEEGCVSFEDVAVYFSWEEWKLLSDSQRLLYQTVMTEIFALVSSLGLIPSGIHGVTQLESWGEPSVPALRYLTPGCWIKVESETSPFEQSLSTEGDLSSAMLQQQMLTSAETPLLSADNAMIIQTSSGLLRDQVTYTIGEAPKSTESGEAIHTEKKTCICSDCGKVFTSTSHLNRHRMIHTGEKPFQCSECGMSFSQKAFLVKHFRIHTGEKPFRCGECGKAFKHNISLVSHLRVHTGETPFTCSECGKSYMTRSNLTRHYQIHNDEKPYNCSECGKAFKEKSSLVYHARVHTRERPFQCSECGKSFSQKAFLIKHFRIHTGEKPFRCGECGKAFKHNCFLVAHQRVHTGETPFTCSECGKSYMNRSSLLHHYRVHTGEKP